In a genomic window of Candidatus Dadabacteria bacterium:
- the mce gene encoding methylmalonyl-CoA epimerase: protein MSKDGSLYHVAIAVKDIEKAEDIYSKLLGLQVVHREDVVNYGVKTSMLCSESGGGTAIELIEPLDENSPISEFLKKRGEGVHHICFLVDDVESSLRALEKEGVRLIDEHPRPGSYNCKVAFIHPKSMNGVLVELAEKIKG, encoded by the coding sequence TTGAGTAAAGACGGATCTCTTTATCACGTGGCGATCGCCGTAAAGGATATCGAAAAGGCCGAGGATATTTACTCGAAATTGCTCGGTCTTCAGGTAGTCCACAGAGAGGATGTGGTCAACTATGGGGTTAAAACGTCAATGCTTTGCTCCGAGTCTGGAGGTGGTACTGCGATAGAGCTTATCGAACCTTTAGATGAGAATTCCCCGATTTCGGAATTCCTGAAAAAAAGAGGGGAGGGAGTTCATCACATCTGTTTTCTTGTGGACGATGTAGAGTCTTCTCTCCGGGCCCTAGAAAAAGAAGGAGTCAGGCTTATTGATGAACATCCGAGGCCGGGGTCTTACAACTGTAAAGTCGCCTTCATACATCCCAAGTCAATGAACGGAGTGCTGGTTGAACTTGCGGAGAAGATAAAGGGCTGA
- the tatA gene encoding twin-arginine translocase TatA/TatE family subunit codes for MFGQFGIWELILILAILLIIFGPSRLGDLGSSLGKGISGFRKSLKDDDSDNKEEKQSDT; via the coding sequence ATGTTCGGGCAATTCGGCATATGGGAATTAATCCTGATACTGGCAATCCTGCTCATAATCTTCGGTCCGAGCAGGCTTGGAGATCTGGGGTCTTCTCTCGGCAAGGGAATAAGCGGGTTCAGAAAATCTCTAAAAGACGACGACTCGGACAATAAAGAAGAGAAACAAAGCGACACCTGA
- a CDS encoding ATP-binding protein, with product MNLLYMERALETMLIKAVSRFSSVLVSGPRQYGKTTPLQQLFESSCLYVFFELPDIRGGELHHVQMGRPVVTPCG from the coding sequence ATGAACCTTCTGTATATGGAAAGAGCGCTTGAAACCATGCTCATAAAAGCAGTTTCGCGGTTTTCGTCTGTGCTTGTGAGCGGACCGCGTCAGTACGGCAAAACGACCCCGTTGCAGCAGTTGTTCGAAAGTAGCTGTCTTTATGTCTTCTTTGAGTTGCCTGACATCCGCGGCGGAGAGCTTCACCACGTACAGATGGGCCGGCCTGTAGTAACGCCATGCGGGTGA
- a CDS encoding NAD-dependent epimerase/dehydratase family protein has protein sequence MRVITGASGHIGGVLARALVGRRDTCPVRAIFRRGQGTAADLDVEWVNGDILDKESLVTAFTGAEVVFHLAAMVSLDPGRAKEVHTTNVSGTRNVVEAALECGVRRLVHFSSIQAYNQYPLDEVLDESRGSADGSRHDAYDRSKAAGEVEIRRGIDRGLDAVILNPTGVIGPFDGGPSHMGQFFLDLHRRKIPAQVAGGFDVVDVRDVVDTAVAAETQAKCGENYLLSGGWHSMRNLALMSQQVTGVKVPRLVLPMFVARFWAPFQVILDRSRGRRLLYTPAALRAMSGSNRRISSAKAQAELGFRSRPLADSVRDTYRWFDERGMLGENG, from the coding sequence ATGCGGGTGATCACGGGAGCGAGCGGCCATATCGGTGGCGTGCTTGCGCGGGCCCTGGTCGGACGGCGCGACACCTGCCCGGTCCGCGCGATATTCCGCAGGGGGCAGGGCACCGCCGCGGATCTTGACGTCGAGTGGGTCAACGGTGACATTCTGGACAAGGAATCGCTGGTTACTGCCTTCACGGGTGCGGAAGTCGTCTTCCATCTGGCTGCGATGGTCTCGCTCGACCCCGGCAGGGCGAAAGAAGTCCATACCACGAATGTTTCAGGCACGCGTAACGTTGTCGAGGCCGCCCTTGAATGTGGCGTGAGGCGGCTCGTTCACTTTTCCTCGATTCAGGCCTACAACCAATACCCACTTGACGAAGTTCTCGATGAGAGCCGCGGTTCCGCCGATGGCTCGCGGCACGATGCCTATGACCGGTCGAAAGCCGCTGGCGAGGTGGAAATTCGCCGCGGCATCGATCGCGGTCTGGATGCCGTAATCCTTAATCCGACCGGAGTGATCGGCCCTTTCGACGGCGGGCCTTCCCATATGGGACAGTTTTTCCTCGACCTGCACCGGAGGAAAATTCCCGCGCAGGTCGCGGGCGGCTTTGATGTGGTCGATGTGCGCGATGTCGTTGATACTGCGGTAGCCGCCGAGACGCAAGCGAAGTGTGGCGAGAACTACCTCCTGTCAGGCGGTTGGCATTCCATGCGCAATCTGGCGCTGATGTCTCAGCAAGTGACCGGGGTGAAAGTGCCCCGTCTCGTGTTACCCATGTTCGTGGCTCGATTCTGGGCGCCTTTCCAGGTCATTTTGGACCGTAGTCGCGGGCGTCGGCTCCTGTATACGCCGGCTGCGCTACGCGCCATGAGTGGCAGCAACCGTCGGATATCCAGTGCCAAGGCGCAGGCGGAACTCGGGTTCAGGTCGCGTCCCTTGGCGGATTCGGTGAGGGACACTTATCGATGGTTT